One Streptomyces sp. RPA4-2 genomic window carries:
- a CDS encoding cytochrome P450, with the protein MPCPALPDGFDFTDPDLLHHRVPLPEFAELRRAEPVRWIPQPHNLAGFQDEGYWAVTRHADVRYVSTHPEIFSSSLNTAIIRFNDHIERDAIDAQRLILLNMDPPEHTRVRQIVQRGFTPRAIRALEQRLRERAHAIVEGARAHSGPFDFVTEVACELPLQAIAELIGIPQDDRVKIFEWSNRMIAYDDPEYAITEEVGAESATELISYAMNMAADRKQCPAKDIVSTLVAAEDEGNLGSDEFGFFVLMLSVAGNETTRNAITHGMHAFLTHPAQWELYKRTRPATTAEEIVRWATPVVSFQRTATQDTELGGRAIRKGDRVGLFYASANHDPEVFGNPGDFDITRDPNPHLGFGGGGPHYCLGKSLAVLEIDLIFQAIADAMPNLSLVGDPRRLRSAWINGVKELQVDAG; encoded by the coding sequence ATGCCCTGTCCAGCGCTGCCCGACGGGTTCGACTTCACCGACCCCGACCTGCTGCACCACCGTGTGCCCCTGCCGGAGTTCGCCGAGCTGCGCCGGGCCGAACCGGTCCGCTGGATACCCCAGCCGCACAACCTGGCCGGGTTCCAGGACGAGGGCTACTGGGCGGTGACCCGGCACGCGGACGTCAGGTACGTCTCCACGCACCCGGAGATCTTCTCCTCGTCCCTCAACACCGCGATCATCCGCTTCAACGACCACATCGAGCGCGACGCGATCGACGCCCAGCGGCTGATCCTGCTCAACATGGACCCGCCCGAGCACACCCGCGTCCGCCAGATCGTGCAGCGCGGTTTCACCCCGCGGGCCATCCGGGCGCTGGAGCAGCGGCTGCGCGAGCGCGCGCACGCGATCGTCGAGGGCGCGCGTGCCCACTCCGGGCCCTTCGACTTCGTCACCGAGGTCGCCTGCGAACTGCCCCTCCAGGCGATAGCCGAGCTGATCGGCATCCCGCAGGACGACCGGGTCAAGATCTTCGAATGGTCCAACCGGATGATCGCGTACGACGATCCGGAGTACGCCATCACCGAGGAGGTCGGCGCCGAGTCGGCCACCGAACTCATCTCGTACGCCATGAACATGGCCGCCGACCGCAAGCAGTGCCCGGCGAAGGACATCGTCAGCACGCTGGTGGCGGCCGAGGACGAGGGCAACCTCGGTTCCGACGAGTTCGGCTTCTTCGTGCTGATGCTGTCGGTCGCCGGCAACGAGACCACCCGCAACGCGATCACGCACGGCATGCACGCCTTCCTCACCCACCCCGCGCAGTGGGAGCTCTACAAGCGCACCCGTCCGGCGACCACCGCCGAGGAGATCGTCCGCTGGGCGACCCCCGTGGTCTCCTTCCAGCGCACGGCGACCCAGGACACCGAACTCGGCGGCAGGGCCATCAGGAAGGGCGACCGGGTCGGCCTCTTCTACGCCTCCGCCAACCACGACCCCGAGGTGTTCGGGAACCCCGGCGACTTCGACATCACCCGTGACCCCAACCCGCACCTCGGCTTCGGCGGCGGAGGCCCCCACTACTGCCTCGGGAAGTCCCTGGCCGTCCTGGAGATCGACCTCATCTTCCAGGCGATCGCCGACGCGATGCCGAACCTCTCCCTGGTGGGCGACCCGCGCCGGCTGCGCTCCGCGTGGATCAACGGGGTCAAGGAACTCCAGGTCGACGCCGGCTGA
- a CDS encoding bifunctional glycosyltransferase 87/phosphatase PAP2 family protein, with translation MANVEHGGRAGGAFGAGATESAKARLRTIRIGLWLIAAVLAIRQVAVVLSTPKGERLTDLETWVGPEGVLHVKGSLYDSTQFTGTPFGGLVLKPLTRAAEQGLGWGWTFGSLSLVVALGVVAARALPQPVSRRTSLLAAPVAISLLMLSLPVRNALYLGQTSIIPVLLVLLACFTVRGERASGVLIGLAAALQPTVLLFAPLLWFTGRRRAAVSGALTFAACTALAWAAMPHDSHTYWVHHLAGVGLGRDADDLTNQSLHGALLRLGLNGPLEIGLFLLLGAGVAVLGLRRAVRYAKDGQLLLAVAITGCVAVAVSPTTWQHQLLWVLLALVGRVGRKASDRAMWPVAVILVMTLPAKMMLPNMAAVYPLRDNVVLLAALAAATVVPFLSRTSEYYRAPIPTDYAESVPTRWKRVPLLPFLGRVRTRPNLLLELLLIRVGYSAYQQVRLAATGGTNAGGRAAAEHHGDQILAIERFLHLDIEHWANHAVFKVEWLRDFFDFYYESFHFVVPLTVLALLYTRRPGDYRWARSALGFATLIALVGFWLYPLAPPRLMPGLGVIDTVHGVQDFSKPDYGTLTALTNQYAAMPSLHFGWSLWCGLVIAILAPKWWMKALGLLHPLFTVSAIVATGNHWVLDAVGGAAVVAAGFGLTFLLQGPRPRPLVRSVEAGAKEPAPAAGGRADGPAAGPVVLPAQSSAGSSGGSLEGSRADSSADGHADSPAGRTAG, from the coding sequence GTGGCGAATGTGGAGCACGGCGGGCGAGCGGGTGGTGCCTTCGGGGCGGGGGCGACGGAATCGGCGAAGGCGCGGCTGCGCACGATCCGTATCGGGCTGTGGCTGATCGCCGCGGTCCTCGCGATACGACAGGTCGCTGTCGTCCTGAGCACCCCCAAAGGGGAGCGGCTGACCGACCTGGAGACCTGGGTAGGGCCCGAGGGCGTCCTGCATGTGAAGGGGTCGCTGTACGACTCGACGCAGTTCACCGGAACCCCTTTCGGCGGACTCGTCCTCAAACCCCTCACCCGCGCCGCGGAACAGGGCCTCGGCTGGGGATGGACCTTCGGCAGCCTGTCACTGGTGGTCGCCCTCGGCGTGGTCGCCGCGCGCGCCCTGCCACAGCCCGTGAGCCGGCGCACCTCGCTGCTCGCCGCGCCCGTGGCCATCAGCCTGCTGATGCTGTCGCTGCCGGTGCGCAACGCCCTCTACCTCGGCCAGACCAGCATCATCCCGGTCCTGCTCGTCCTCCTGGCCTGCTTCACGGTCCGCGGGGAGCGGGCGAGCGGTGTCCTGATCGGCCTCGCGGCGGCGCTGCAGCCCACCGTGCTGCTCTTCGCCCCGCTGCTCTGGTTCACCGGGCGCCGCCGCGCCGCCGTGTCCGGGGCGCTCACCTTCGCCGCCTGCACCGCCCTCGCCTGGGCCGCGATGCCGCACGACTCCCACACGTACTGGGTGCACCACCTCGCGGGCGTCGGACTCGGCCGGGACGCCGACGACCTCACCAACCAGTCGCTGCACGGCGCGCTGCTGCGCCTCGGCCTCAACGGCCCGCTGGAGATCGGCCTGTTCCTGCTGCTCGGCGCGGGAGTCGCGGTCCTGGGTCTGCGCCGTGCCGTACGCTACGCCAAGGACGGGCAGCTGCTCCTGGCCGTGGCGATCACCGGCTGCGTCGCCGTCGCCGTCTCACCCACCACCTGGCAGCACCAGTTGCTGTGGGTCCTGCTCGCGCTGGTCGGCCGGGTCGGCAGGAAGGCCTCGGACCGCGCCATGTGGCCCGTCGCCGTCATCCTCGTCATGACCCTGCCGGCGAAGATGATGCTGCCGAACATGGCGGCGGTCTACCCGCTGCGCGACAACGTGGTGCTGCTCGCCGCGCTCGCCGCCGCCACGGTCGTGCCGTTCCTCTCCCGCACCTCGGAGTACTACCGGGCGCCGATCCCCACGGACTACGCGGAGTCCGTCCCCACCCGGTGGAAGCGGGTGCCGCTGCTGCCCTTCCTCGGCCGCGTCCGCACCCGCCCGAACCTGCTGCTCGAACTGCTCCTGATCCGCGTCGGCTACTCCGCCTACCAGCAGGTCAGGCTGGCCGCGACGGGCGGCACCAACGCGGGCGGCCGGGCCGCCGCCGAGCACCACGGCGACCAGATACTCGCGATCGAGCGGTTCCTGCACCTCGACATCGAACACTGGGCCAACCACGCGGTGTTCAAGGTCGAGTGGCTGCGGGACTTCTTCGACTTCTACTACGAGTCGTTCCACTTCGTCGTCCCGCTCACCGTCCTCGCCCTGCTCTACACCCGCCGTCCCGGCGACTACCGCTGGGCGCGCTCGGCACTGGGCTTCGCCACGCTGATCGCGCTCGTCGGCTTCTGGCTCTACCCGCTGGCCCCGCCGCGCCTGATGCCGGGGCTGGGCGTCATCGACACCGTGCACGGCGTACAGGACTTCTCCAAGCCGGACTACGGCACACTGACCGCGCTCACCAACCAGTACGCGGCGATGCCCTCGCTGCACTTCGGCTGGTCCCTGTGGTGCGGACTGGTGATCGCGATCCTGGCGCCCAAGTGGTGGATGAAGGCGCTCGGTCTGCTGCACCCGCTGTTCACCGTCTCGGCGATCGTGGCGACCGGCAACCACTGGGTGCTGGACGCGGTGGGCGGCGCGGCGGTCGTCGCCGCGGGCTTCGGCCTGACCTTCCTCCTCCAGGGCCCGAGGCCGCGCCCGCTGGTGCGGTCCGTGGAGGCAGGCGCGAAGGAGCCGGCCCCGGCGGCAGGCGGTCGCGCGGACGGTCCCGCGGCCGGCCCGGTGGTACTCCCCGCGCAGAGTTCCGCGGGGAGTTCCGGCGGGAGCCTGGAAGGCAGTCGCGCGGACAGCTCGGCGGACGGCCACGCGGACAGTCCGGCGGGTCGTACGGCGGGCTGA
- the proP gene encoding glycine betaine/L-proline transporter ProP: MRPEVTVTDPALVKRAVKAAALGNAMEWFDFGVYSYIAVTLGKVFFPSGNPTAQLLSTFGAFAAAFLVRPLGGMVFGPLGDRIGRQKVLALTMIMMAAGTFAIGLIPSYATIGVGAPLLLLAARLVQGFSTGGEYAGASTFIAEYAPDKKRGFFGSWLEFGTLAGYIGGAGLVTLMTAFLSTEDLLAWGWRVPFLIAGPMGVIGLYLRMRLEETPAFAAELEKASKKEKDRPKVPLRAMLAGQWRALLLCVGLVLVFNVTDYMLLSYMPSYLTSELKYDETHGLLVVLGVMALMMIVQPFAGALTDRIGRRPVIAAGCAGFLALSVPAILLIRQGSLLAVALGMGALGLLLVCFTSAMPAALPALFPTKVRYGSLSIGFNVSVSLFGGTTPLVVTALIGATGNMMMPAYYMMAAAVIGGVAVWFMSESAGLPLPGSAPAVEPGTVPDAESGTTRANGADA; this comes from the coding sequence GTGCGGCCGGAGGTCACCGTCACCGACCCCGCCCTGGTGAAACGCGCCGTGAAGGCCGCCGCCCTCGGCAACGCGATGGAGTGGTTCGACTTCGGTGTCTACAGCTACATCGCGGTGACCCTGGGCAAGGTCTTCTTCCCGTCCGGCAACCCCACCGCGCAGTTGCTGTCCACCTTCGGCGCGTTCGCGGCGGCCTTCCTCGTCCGCCCGCTGGGCGGCATGGTCTTCGGACCGCTGGGCGACCGCATCGGCCGCCAGAAGGTCCTGGCCCTCACCATGATCATGATGGCGGCAGGCACCTTCGCGATCGGCCTGATCCCGTCGTACGCGACGATCGGCGTCGGCGCTCCGCTGCTGCTGCTCGCGGCCCGGCTGGTGCAGGGCTTCTCCACCGGCGGCGAGTACGCGGGCGCCTCCACCTTCATCGCCGAGTACGCGCCCGACAAGAAGCGCGGCTTCTTCGGGAGCTGGCTGGAGTTCGGCACGCTCGCCGGCTACATCGGCGGCGCGGGTCTGGTCACCCTCATGACCGCCTTCCTGTCCACCGAGGACCTGCTGGCCTGGGGCTGGCGCGTGCCGTTCCTGATCGCGGGCCCGATGGGCGTCATCGGGCTGTATCTGCGGATGCGCCTGGAGGAGACCCCGGCGTTCGCGGCGGAGCTGGAGAAGGCCTCGAAGAAGGAGAAGGACCGCCCCAAGGTGCCGCTGCGCGCGATGCTCGCCGGCCAGTGGCGCGCACTGCTGCTCTGCGTCGGCCTGGTGCTGGTCTTCAACGTCACCGACTACATGCTGCTGTCGTACATGCCGAGCTATCTGACGAGCGAGCTGAAGTACGACGAGACGCACGGACTGCTGGTCGTCCTCGGCGTGATGGCGCTGATGATGATCGTGCAGCCCTTCGCGGGCGCGCTGACCGACCGGATCGGCCGCCGCCCGGTGATCGCCGCCGGGTGCGCCGGATTCCTCGCGCTGTCCGTCCCCGCCATCCTGCTCATCCGCCAGGGCAGCCTGCTCGCGGTCGCGCTCGGCATGGGCGCGCTGGGCCTGCTGCTGGTGTGCTTCACCTCCGCGATGCCGGCCGCGCTGCCCGCCCTCTTCCCGACGAAGGTCCGCTACGGCTCGCTCTCCATCGGCTTCAACGTCTCCGTCTCGCTCTTCGGCGGCACGACGCCGCTGGTGGTCACGGCGCTCATCGGGGCGACCGGGAACATGATGATGCCCGCGTACTACATGATGGCCGCCGCCGTGATCGGCGGCGTGGCGGTGTGGTTCATGTCCGAGTCGGCGGGCCTGCCGCTGCCGGGTTCCGCCCCGGCCGTCGAACCCGGCACCGTGCCCGACGCCGAATCCGGCACTACGCGCGCCAACGGGGCCGACGCCTGA
- a CDS encoding O-methyltransferase, with protein sequence MSESQLWNDVDDYFTALLSPADETLTAALRDSDAAGLPKINVAPNQGKLLQLLARIQGARRILEIGTLGGYSTIWLGRALPADGRLVTFEYDATHAEVARRNLARAGLDRIAEVRVGPALESLPKLAEENPEPFDFVFIDADKVNNPPYVEWALKLTRPGSLIVVDNVVRGGHVADAGSTDPSVRGTRAALELIAAHPRLSGTAIQTVGSKGYDGFALARVLD encoded by the coding sequence ATGAGCGAGTCGCAGTTGTGGAACGACGTCGACGACTACTTCACCGCCCTCCTCTCCCCCGCCGACGAGACCCTGACCGCCGCGCTGCGCGACAGTGACGCCGCCGGGCTTCCGAAGATCAACGTCGCGCCGAACCAGGGCAAGCTGCTCCAGCTCCTCGCCCGGATCCAGGGCGCGCGCCGCATCCTGGAGATCGGCACCCTCGGCGGTTACAGCACCATCTGGCTGGGCCGCGCGCTGCCCGCCGACGGCCGGCTGGTGACCTTCGAGTACGACGCCACCCACGCCGAGGTCGCCCGCCGCAACCTCGCCCGCGCCGGCCTCGACCGGATCGCCGAGGTGCGGGTGGGTCCCGCGCTGGAGTCCCTGCCGAAACTGGCCGAGGAGAACCCGGAGCCGTTCGACTTCGTCTTCATCGACGCGGACAAGGTGAACAACCCGCCGTACGTGGAGTGGGCCCTCAAGCTCACCCGCCCCGGCAGCCTGATCGTCGTCGACAACGTCGTGCGCGGCGGTCACGTGGCCGACGCGGGCAGCACCGACCCGAGCGTGCGGGGCACCCGGGCCGCGCTGGAACTGATCGCCGCCCACCCCAGGTTGAGCGGTACGGCGATCCAGACGGTGGGCAGCAAGGGGTACGACGGGTTCGCGCTGGCCCGGGTCCTCGACTAG
- a CDS encoding FHA domain-containing protein — translation MLELTMASVTGADAGATAGMLMADAPSDPGAVLRVGRDRTVCRLATPDDWLFVSRVHLEFLCGPEGSWQVTWLHGSRPDPSSEVRLTFAGTSTRSLPYGGTAQLPAGSSGEIVIFDRTGPQSVNVGFYHEH, via the coding sequence GTGCTCGAACTCACCATGGCCTCGGTCACCGGGGCGGACGCGGGTGCGACGGCCGGAATGCTGATGGCCGACGCACCGAGCGACCCCGGCGCCGTGCTGCGGGTGGGCCGGGACCGGACCGTGTGCCGGCTCGCCACCCCCGACGACTGGCTGTTCGTCTCCCGGGTCCACCTGGAGTTCCTGTGCGGTCCGGAGGGCTCCTGGCAGGTCACCTGGCTGCACGGTTCCCGGCCGGACCCCTCCTCCGAGGTCCGGCTGACCTTCGCCGGGACGTCCACCCGGTCCCTCCCGTACGGGGGGACGGCGCAGCTCCCCGCGGGCAGCTCCGGAGAGATCGTCATCTTCGACCGCACCGGCCCGCAGAGCGTGAACGTGGGTTTCTACCACGAGCACTAG
- a CDS encoding DUF1992 domain-containing protein, with protein sequence MTERKPPGVSFESWVDRQIREAEARGEFTDLPGAGKPLPEVTDTSYDELWWIKRKMAREGLSVLPPTLALRKEAEDALAAASAAPSERAVRRIVEDINAKIREVMFKPPPGPPLGLKPYDVDEIVRDWRERRAQ encoded by the coding sequence ATGACCGAGCGCAAGCCACCCGGCGTCAGCTTCGAGTCCTGGGTCGACCGGCAGATCCGCGAGGCGGAGGCCCGCGGTGAGTTCACGGACCTCCCCGGCGCGGGAAAGCCGCTGCCCGAGGTGACCGACACGTCGTACGACGAACTGTGGTGGATCAAAAGGAAGATGGCCCGTGAGGGCCTGTCGGTGCTGCCTCCGACCCTGGCCCTGCGCAAGGAGGCCGAGGACGCGCTCGCGGCGGCGTCGGCGGCGCCCTCGGAGCGGGCCGTGCGCCGGATCGTCGAGGACATCAACGCCAAGATCCGCGAGGTCATGTTCAAGCCGCCGCCGGGGCCTCCCCTCGGCCTCAAGCCCTATGACGTGGACGAGATCGTCCGGGACTGGCGCGAGCGCCGGGCCCAGTGA
- a CDS encoding GNAT family N-acetyltransferase has translation MAPEPFDSPAAAELWRAYYTEVSDRWYLLHEGHATDPGELEREIAASTGAEFTAPTGVLLVARYGGEPGGMAGVQMLDAVTGELKRVFVRPELRGRGGAALLLTEAERAALGLGARKLVLDTRGDLVEARALYARHGYEETAAHNDEMYAEHWFTKRLRASS, from the coding sequence ATCGCCCCCGAACCCTTCGACTCCCCCGCCGCCGCGGAACTGTGGCGTGCCTACTACACCGAGGTCAGCGACCGCTGGTACCTGCTGCACGAGGGCCACGCGACCGACCCCGGAGAGCTGGAGCGGGAGATCGCCGCGAGCACGGGGGCCGAGTTCACCGCGCCCACCGGAGTGCTGCTGGTCGCTCGGTACGGCGGCGAACCCGGGGGCATGGCGGGCGTGCAGATGCTCGACGCCGTCACGGGTGAGCTGAAGCGGGTGTTCGTGCGGCCGGAGCTGCGCGGCCGGGGCGGCGCCGCACTGCTGCTCACCGAGGCCGAGCGGGCGGCACTCGGCCTCGGCGCCCGGAAACTGGTCCTCGACACCCGCGGCGACCTCGTGGAGGCGCGCGCGCTCTACGCCCGGCACGGCTACGAGGAGACCGCGGCCCACAACGACGAAATGTACGCCGAGCACTGGTTCACGAAGCGGCTGCGGGCGTCCTCCTGA
- a CDS encoding MFS transporter: MLLAALDQTIVSTALPTIVSDLGGLEHLSWVVTAYLLASTAATPLWGKLGDQYGRKKLFQTAIVIFLIGSALCGMAQNMGELIGFRALQGLGGGGLMVLSMAIVGDIVSPRDRGKYQGLFGAVFGATSVLGPLLGGLFTEQLSWRWVFYINLPVGAVALVVIAAVLHIPGKAAKHVIDYLGTFLIAAVATCLVLVASLGGTTWSWSSPQVIGLAAVGVALAVVFVAVERRAAEPVLPLKLFRIRTFTLSAVISFIVGFAMFGAMTYLPTFLQVVQRVSPTLSGVHMLPMVFGLLISSTVSGQIVSRTGRWKVFPVAGTGITTIGLLLLHQLDEHSSTGRMSAYFFVFGLGLGLVMQVLVLIVQNAVSYEDLGVATSGATFFRSIGASFGVAIFGTVFANRLGDKLTAALSGRQLPPGISPDSLKADPKGIPGLPPSLRQPILHAFASSITDVFLYAAPVALLGFVLAWFLREDKLRGSVTAPDITETLATNPVERSSYDEVCRALSVLGTREGRRAIYEKITARAGYDLLPAASWLLLRIKKYGWAEPAQLAERSTVPLPVVLAAARQLEVRRLVDREGLDLVLTDEGREAAGNLAKAREESLAEMLGDWWGPDRPTDLVGLVEELNAEMSGSDAERPHDGSVPRPQGPMP; the protein is encoded by the coding sequence ATGCTGCTGGCCGCCCTGGACCAGACGATCGTGTCGACCGCGCTGCCCACCATCGTCAGCGACCTCGGCGGCCTGGAGCACCTCTCCTGGGTGGTCACCGCCTATCTGCTGGCATCGACCGCGGCCACCCCGCTCTGGGGCAAGCTCGGCGACCAGTACGGCCGCAAGAAACTCTTCCAGACGGCGATCGTGATCTTCCTGATCGGCTCCGCGCTGTGCGGCATGGCACAGAACATGGGTGAGCTGATCGGGTTCCGGGCCCTGCAGGGCCTGGGCGGCGGCGGCCTGATGGTGCTGTCCATGGCGATCGTCGGCGACATCGTCTCGCCCCGTGACCGGGGCAAGTACCAGGGACTGTTCGGCGCCGTGTTCGGCGCGACGAGCGTGCTCGGCCCGCTGCTCGGCGGACTCTTCACCGAGCAGCTCAGCTGGCGCTGGGTCTTCTACATCAACCTTCCCGTCGGCGCCGTCGCGCTCGTCGTGATCGCGGCCGTCCTGCACATCCCCGGGAAGGCCGCCAAGCACGTCATCGACTACCTCGGCACCTTCCTCATCGCCGCGGTCGCCACCTGTCTGGTCCTGGTCGCCTCGCTCGGCGGCACCACCTGGAGCTGGAGCTCGCCGCAGGTCATCGGCCTCGCCGCGGTCGGCGTGGCCCTCGCCGTGGTCTTCGTGGCCGTGGAGCGGCGCGCGGCCGAACCCGTCCTGCCCCTGAAACTGTTCCGCATCCGGACCTTCACCCTCTCCGCCGTGATCAGTTTCATCGTCGGCTTCGCGATGTTCGGGGCGATGACCTATCTGCCGACCTTCCTGCAGGTCGTCCAGCGCGTGTCCCCCACCCTGTCGGGCGTGCACATGCTGCCCATGGTGTTCGGGCTGCTGATCTCGTCCACGGTCTCCGGCCAGATCGTCAGCCGTACCGGCCGCTGGAAGGTGTTCCCCGTCGCCGGCACCGGCATCACCACCATCGGCCTGCTCCTGCTGCACCAGCTCGACGAGCACAGCAGCACCGGCCGCATGAGCGCGTACTTCTTCGTCTTCGGCCTGGGTCTCGGCCTGGTGATGCAGGTGCTGGTCCTGATCGTGCAGAACGCGGTCTCGTACGAGGATCTGGGCGTCGCCACCTCCGGCGCGACCTTCTTCCGCTCCATCGGCGCCTCGTTCGGCGTGGCGATCTTCGGCACGGTCTTCGCGAACCGCCTCGGCGACAAACTCACGGCCGCGCTGAGCGGACGGCAACTGCCGCCCGGTATCTCTCCGGACAGCCTCAAGGCCGACCCGAAGGGCATCCCGGGTCTCCCGCCCTCGCTGCGCCAGCCCATTCTGCACGCGTTCGCCTCGTCGATCACCGACGTCTTCCTGTACGCGGCTCCGGTCGCCCTGCTCGGCTTCGTGCTGGCCTGGTTCCTGCGCGAGGACAAACTGCGGGGGTCGGTCACGGCGCCGGACATCACCGAGACGCTCGCCACCAATCCGGTGGAGCGGTCGTCGTACGACGAGGTGTGCCGCGCGCTGTCGGTGCTCGGCACCCGGGAGGGGCGGCGCGCGATCTACGAGAAGATCACCGCGCGGGCCGGATACGACCTGCTGCCCGCCGCGAGCTGGCTGCTGCTGCGGATCAAGAAGTACGGCTGGGCGGAGCCGGCGCAGCTGGCCGAGCGGAGCACCGTGCCGCTGCCCGTGGTGCTCGCCGCCGCCCGCCAGCTGGAGGTACGGCGCCTCGTGGACCGGGAGGGACTCGACCTCGTGCTCACCGACGAGGGCCGTGAGGCGGCCGGGAACCTGGCGAAGGCCCGTGAGGAGTCCCTCGCCGAGATGCTGGGCGACTGGTGGGGTCCGGACCGCCCGACGGACCTGGTCGGGCTGGTCGAGGAGCTGAACGCGGAGATGTCGGGCTCCGACGCGGAGCGCCCGCACGACGGCTCGGTGCCGCGACCGCAGGGACCGATGCCCTGA
- a CDS encoding HAD family hydrolase, translating to MTATTVLTARALLLDMDGTLVNSDVVVERCWRRWADRHGLDGDEVMKVVHGRQGYASMAVLLPNRPMEQNHADNARMLAEETADMDGVVPVPGAAEFLASLAGLPHALVTSADVGLSGARMAAAGLGLPDVRVTAESVGASKPDPEGFLKGAAELGVAPEDCVVFEDSGAGISAGRAAGMRVVGVGSRYGFHRPDVLVRDLTQIRVEPVNDGSLRLHIS from the coding sequence ATGACGGCCACCACCGTTCTGACCGCCCGCGCCCTCCTGCTCGACATGGACGGCACCCTCGTCAACTCGGACGTCGTCGTCGAGCGCTGCTGGCGCCGCTGGGCCGACCGGCACGGGCTGGACGGGGACGAGGTCATGAAGGTCGTCCACGGGCGGCAGGGATACGCCTCGATGGCGGTCCTGCTGCCGAACCGGCCCATGGAGCAGAACCACGCCGACAACGCGCGGATGCTCGCCGAGGAGACCGCCGACATGGACGGCGTGGTCCCCGTCCCCGGTGCCGCGGAGTTCCTGGCCTCGCTCGCCGGGCTGCCGCACGCGCTCGTCACCTCGGCGGACGTGGGGCTGTCCGGTGCGCGGATGGCTGCCGCCGGGCTCGGACTGCCCGACGTGCGGGTGACCGCCGAGTCCGTCGGGGCGAGCAAGCCGGATCCCGAGGGGTTCCTGAAGGGCGCCGCCGAGCTGGGCGTCGCGCCCGAGGACTGTGTGGTCTTCGAGGACTCCGGTGCGGGGATATCGGCCGGGCGGGCGGCCGGGATGCGGGTGGTCGGGGTCGGGTCGCGGTACGGCTTCCACCGCCCCGACGTCCTCGTCCGCGACCTGACGCAGATCCGCGTGGAGCCCGTGAACGACGGTTCCCTGCGCCTCCACATCAGCTGA
- a CDS encoding TMEM165/GDT1 family protein encodes MISITVMALVFGVVFLAELPDKTALAGLVLGARYRASYVFVGVAAAFAVHVGLAVAAGSVLTLLPQQIVHALTGVLFLAGAAVLLLKKGEDDEEVRNPANQTFWKVSGAGFMLILVAEFGDLTQIMTANLAARYDDPLSVGLGAVLALWAVGGLGIVGGKALMKRVPLELITKVAAVLMLGLGVWSLYEAVAG; translated from the coding sequence TTGATCAGCATCACCGTGATGGCGCTCGTCTTCGGTGTCGTCTTCCTTGCCGAACTTCCGGACAAGACCGCGCTCGCCGGGCTCGTCCTGGGCGCCCGATACCGCGCCTCGTACGTCTTCGTGGGTGTCGCCGCCGCCTTCGCCGTGCACGTCGGGCTCGCCGTCGCGGCGGGCAGCGTACTGACCCTGCTGCCGCAGCAGATCGTGCACGCGCTCACGGGTGTGCTCTTCCTCGCCGGTGCCGCCGTGCTGCTCCTGAAGAAGGGCGAGGACGACGAGGAGGTCCGCAACCCCGCGAACCAGACCTTCTGGAAGGTCTCGGGGGCGGGGTTCATGCTCATCCTGGTCGCCGAGTTCGGCGACCTCACGCAGATCATGACGGCGAACCTCGCGGCCCGCTACGACGACCCGCTCTCCGTCGGTCTCGGCGCGGTGCTCGCGCTGTGGGCGGTGGGCGGGCTCGGCATCGTCGGCGGAAAGGCGCTGATGAAGCGGGTGCCGCTGGAGCTCATCACCAAGGTCGCCGCGGTGCTGATGCTGGGGCTCGGGGTGTGGAGCCTGTACGAGGCGGTCGCGGGCTGA
- a CDS encoding HNH endonuclease family protein — protein MPKVYARRRLSILAAFTGLIAMAGIFTGPTASAALPTPVSAATARTYLASLSVKTENRTGYNRDLFPTWITISGTCNTREYVIKRDGSNVVTNSACTATSGSWYSVYDGATWTAASDLDIDHLVPLAEAWDSGASAWTTAQRQAFANDVTRPQLIAVTDNVNQQKSDQDPAEWMPPLSSYACTYVRAWVQVKYYYNLAVDSAEKAKLSSVLSGC, from the coding sequence ATGCCAAAGGTCTACGCGCGTCGACGGCTGAGCATACTCGCAGCCTTCACCGGCCTGATAGCCATGGCCGGGATATTCACCGGCCCCACCGCCTCCGCCGCCCTGCCCACCCCGGTCAGCGCCGCCACCGCCCGCACCTACCTCGCCTCCCTCTCGGTGAAGACGGAGAACCGGACCGGCTACAACCGCGACCTGTTCCCCACCTGGATCACCATCAGCGGCACCTGCAACACCCGTGAGTACGTCATCAAGCGCGACGGCTCGAACGTCGTCACCAACTCCGCCTGCACGGCCACCAGCGGCAGTTGGTACTCCGTCTACGACGGCGCCACCTGGACCGCCGCCTCCGACCTGGACATCGACCACCTCGTGCCGCTGGCCGAGGCCTGGGACTCCGGCGCCAGCGCCTGGACCACCGCGCAGCGTCAGGCCTTCGCCAACGACGTGACCCGCCCGCAGCTCATCGCCGTCACGGACAACGTCAACCAGCAGAAGAGCGACCAGGACCCGGCCGAGTGGATGCCCCCGCTCAGCTCGTACGCCTGCACCTACGTCCGCGCCTGGGTCCAGGTGAAGTACTACTACAACCTCGCCGTCGACTCCGCCGAGAAGGCCAAGCTGAGCTCCGTCCTCAGCGGCTGCTGA